The following coding sequences are from one Numida meleagris isolate 19003 breed g44 Domestic line chromosome 22, NumMel1.0, whole genome shotgun sequence window:
- the CITED4 gene encoding cbp/p300-interacting transactivator 4, translating to MAEHMMMSMSHGGTGLQSYRMGVSGLQGPPQHGQHVLRTLPAAGQMMSYGGAGMDGAMRPRPNLSGQMSHHQMQNAMMFNGPSQQQQQYMGPVGTQQLMASMHLQKLNTQYQGHPLGMSNGPMGAGAPQYRVGPSQHAGMQHMPSPALTLNVMDTDLIDEEVLTSLVLELGLDRIQELPELFLGQNEFDFISDFVNKQQPSAISC from the coding sequence ATGGCTGAACACATGATGATGTCCATGAGCCACGGTGGCACTGGGCTGCAGAGCTACCGGATGGGTGTGAGTGGGCTGCAGGGACCACCGCAGCATGGGCAGCACGTGCTGAGGACGCTACCTGCAGCGGGTCAGATGATGTCGTATGGAGGGGCTGGAATGGATGGTGCGATGAGGCCCAGACCCAACCTCAGCGGGCAGATGAGCCACCACCAGATGCAGAATGCGATGATGTTCAATGGCCCAAgtcaacagcagcagcagtacatGGGGCCGGtgggcacccagcagctcaTGGCTAGTATGCACCTACAAAAACTCAACACCCAGTACCAGGGTCACCCGCTGGGCATGAGCAACGGGCCCATGGGAGCTGGTGCTCCCCAGTACAGAGTGGGGCCGAGCCAGCACGCAGGCATGCAGCATATGCCATCACCAGCTCTGACCTTGAACGTTATGGACACTGATCTCATAGACGAGGAGGTTTTGACATCCCTTGTCCTGGAACTGGGGTTGGACCGGATTCAGGAGCTGCCAGAGCTGTTCTTGGGACAGAACGAGTTCGACTTCATTTCAGACTTTGTTAACAAACAGCAACCCAGTGCCATCAGCTGTTGA